The genomic segment ttaggcgagttattgtataacgatggtttgttctgtagactgtcgaaaaaaaaattagcttaaagggactaataattttgtcctaaaaatggtttttaaaaaattaataactgcttttattctagccgaaataaagcaaataagactttctcaagaagaaaaaatattatcagacatactgtgaaaatttccttgctctattaaacaacatttgggaaatatttaaaaaagaatataaaaatcaaaagggggctaataattctgacttcaactgtatttctcaGTTAATACCAATAAAAGAAAAGTAGCTGTTGTCTGTTACATATTTAATTccagattaaaaatatatatgataattTGACAGTTAAtagtaattgttaaatattaataaatctttttgTTGATATCAATGcagtatatttatattaatgcaaaaaaataattaaaactgtttcaGAATTTTAATATCACATTTAAATCATAAATCtcataataatgcatttttatataaataatataactatttaatattgatacatttttgcattttagtTAAAAATATGTATGATTTTAATACCACATAAAAACCTGATACAAAAAGTGTACTtcgtacattttttatttaatcttttatattatttttttagtctACGCAAAATATGTTAACGTCAAGAGAGTTAAAAAAGCAACATTTGCAATTGCAACAAATTATTCTTTTGAtcgttttataaaaaaattataatagtttagaatataatataatataatataggtggctcaatggcgcagtgggtagcgatgttgcctcacagcaagaaggttgctggttcgagcctcggctgggtcagttgacatttctgtttgcatgttcttcccatattggcgtgagtttcctccgggtgctccagtttccctaagagtccgaagacatgcgctataggtgaattgtctaaattgtccatggtgtatgtttgtgaatgagtgtgtatgggtgtttcccagtgatgggttgcagctggaattgcAACCGCTCCATAAAGCATATGCttgataaattggcggttcatttcgctgtggtgaccccatattGATGAAGGatctaaaaagaaaaatctttcaaaatcaaaatcttaggccttaaaaaaaaatcttaatttcacAGAAATATGGTCTTGTAGGTAAACAATTTTAAATGGGTCTTGTGTAAAGCTACccgttatttaaaatatgtggctaagaaataactatttaaaatacGTTTTTTGATCGAGctagtaaaaaaaaagattgtaggccagttaaaatatatatatataaaaattctaaagtctaaaattttattattgatggtcttaagtcttaaatttgactttgtgaaacctgTAGAACCTCTGATAAATGTCTCATTTTTAGCAGGATGGAGAGGTGGGACACAGTGTTGCAGGAGAGAAGTTGGGCTTGAGGAAGCCTCCGAACCATCCGCCATATTTGCACACGAGAGCAGGGCAGGATCAGGCCGTTATTAAAGCAGGATACTGTGTCAAACAGGGGGCTCTGGTGAGCGTTGAGGAGCTGTCTTTACCCAAAAATGCAAAAACTGAGAAATGAGACCTGTTTGCAGATTTGGTTGACTACCAAAGATAATTAATTACGCATAACTGTCCTTCTCTCACACCAGATGAAGAACTGGAAACGAAGATATTTTGTTTTGGAGCAGAACTCAATGAGTTACTTCAAGTCTGATCTGGTATGTATGTGAGCACTGTCTATGAAGTATTAATGATTTGTATTGAATGCACACGTCGTTTCACAATTCAGCACAAAGATTCAGGTGGCCAATAAATCATGTTAACATTTTAGATTAAATGGTTGCATTTATTTAGACATGGAAGCAGATTTATGTAGTGGAGGAAAAATATACCCGGTGACTTTGATATTTTCTtgcagaaaaatgtaaattgaaAGTTTATTGTCTTTtgcattgaatatttttttttatctcaacaCAAGATAAAGCAAATACCAGTGCTCTGCCTCAACATGAACGGCACTATCCCTGTGAAATTCCAGGCACTGCTGGTTGTGTGTGATTTAACTGCATATGATCATGTGTCTCTGCCTGTTAGCAAGTCAAAGATATTATGGAAAAAGTATTTAAGACTCTGATTTTGCTCACCTGCATGTAATCTGTAAGGTGTGCCATACACTATCTATGTGGTGTCTGTAAGAGTGCTAATTTAtttgtctctctctctatttaCTGTTCTTTCAGGAGAAGGAGCCATTGAGAATTATTCTTCTGAAGGAGGTCCATAAGGTACAGGAGTGTAAACACAGGTACAAAAACAGTGTCTGCAAATtgcataaatacagttgaagtcagaattattaacccccccgtttattttttccccaatatctgtttaatggaaagaaaaaaaaatccagcacatttctaaacatatttgttttatcaactcatttctaatagctggtTTGTTTGATCTTTAATCTGAAATAATCTAttgtatacttaaaaaaataaaggtgatttagtgttcataaatgttttatttttaatatttttaaaactaaactggtcttaaactttatattttttgatttttcatagtatatgtgttAATTTCTGTACTTTTTACCACAAACTGACATATCAATCACACTGATATTTTAGACATTATAGgatattaaaaaaatgcattgagtgtgttaactagcgacattaggagttaagaaattcaatccaagcatttttttttctttgtggggTAGATAAAGGGTTAATGTTTCctcgtcatatatatatatatatatatatatatatatatatatatatatatatatatatatatatatatatatatatatatatatatatatatataaatatatatatctatatatatataaatatatatatctatatctatatttatctatatatatctatacagacagacagacagacagacagacagacagacagacagacagacagacagatagacagatagacagacagacagatagatagatagatagatagatagatagatagatagatagatagatagatagatagatagatagatagatagataaaaacataaaattatattttcttcattttcacCTACAGTGAAATAATGATGCGCGACAACCTCTTTGAAGTCGTCACAACCTCAAGAACATTTTTTGTCCAGGTGAGGAATCTTGTCATTCATCAAGCTTTGCATTTAATACAATGGTAAACTATCACTATCATTTTCCTTTTAAATagcaataatagtaattattttttCCCCTTCATTTCAGGCCGATAGTCCCGAGGAGATGCACGGCTGGATTAAGGCTATTTCAGGAGCTATTGTGGCTCAGAGGGGCCCGGGTCGGTCTGCAGCCTCTGTAtgtaaacacacatgcacacatattctcacacacgcatgcatgcacgcacgcacttAGATTCAAACACAGGTAGTCACTCTTCCTAAGTGAAACAATGGAACAAACCTGAGAAACCGTGGACTGTGTGAGGAGTTTTTTTCACTGAAGTGTGAGTATGGTGACTGCAGTGGTTTGGTTTAAGATGAGCTTGTAGTACAGTGTTGCATTACTCTAGATTCAAGAGTGAATCATTGGAATAAATGTGGGCCACATTCTCTTCATTCATACTCTTTTTCTCTCAATCCCTATGAACCTGGTGACCTCAAAGTTTTTGGAGACTTTAGTCACACTTAatatttgaatgtcattgcatttAACAACCTAACTCATTGATGGATCAAGCGCATATTTTAGCTTAATATTTAGTGAAAAGGCATTTCTTGTGTAAGTAGCTGAtgcatatttgtttatatatatatatatatatatatatatatatatatatatatatatatatatatatatatatatatattatacacacacacacacacacacatgcagggctttacattaactattttgatcaccagccactgtggctagtagatttccaacatttctagccacttgccattttcactagccacaattttgttgtttggaaaatatattttatataaataaatgtgactttgacatgctaaaatgacttgatttagatgttgtgttgtccctGATCAGCAGTTACTACATAAAAATGGttggttaatctcatattaaagaaatgtttttgtaaaggataataattaaactatattaacaaaaatagctgtaagcaaaagaaagcaggtaaaaacataccacgagtgataatgaaagtatgatcacgtgcctgagaataattaaaacaaaagcagtgactgctgctgttgcttaaaaatatatctatttttcaatcttgagctcttaaaagcagcaggactgtgggtacacgAGCATCGTTTTTTTTCTAGTCTTTTCCAAATAGAACCGATCGCAAATGAACGGGAAAaagcgcaagtaaacgggagcgcgcgCGCTTTAAACAgtgcgcgcatcacatcacctgtgcgggCGAGTAATAATCCTCTTAtatggtattcacctgctttgtctcgcgcgaacacagttattgttttcagtcgtgctgtttctcgattctaagatcgcaATTTCACGtatattgggccatgcttattgtcgaaccctgctttaagaaaactacattgtaaaaattatttccaacctgccaaagtggctagtgcaGCTCTGGCTGTcttacccgccaaagctgaaatctacccgcatttggcgggttggcgggtgttaatgtaaagccctgcacaCATGTATACACCAgtggtcaccaatcctggtcctagagggccggtgtgcctacagggtttagctccatcttgcgtcaacacacctccctggatgtttcaagtatatctagtaagaccttgattagcttgttcaggtgtgtttgattagggttggagctaaaatctgctggacaccggccctccaggaacaagtttggtgaccactgatacacacacacacacacacacacacacacacgataatatttattatttttacacaaagtatatatatatatatgtttgtgtgtgtgtcaccgtgtgcgtgcgtgcgtgcgtgtgcgtgttaaAACAGAGAGTGTGTAGTCGAGGGAATTTTCTCCAttcatctatttgtttatttgttattttgaacgTTGAAGTGCTTTCTATTACCAAGCCATTGGTATTTGTGCTGTTTTTGGTAGATTGTAATGATCATTATGGAAATGAGCCGTTGCCTCTCTGTCCTTAAATTTGTGTGTCGATTTCCAATTAAATTCAAAATCATAAAACCATagaattatttatgctttttctttttttgattgttttattgtttgcaaatgtcatatatatatatatataaatgcaatgaCAATCATATATTAAATGCTCAAATACTTTTTCGGGCACATTTATCTCTGTCCCTCTGTCCTCCCCTAATGTAGATCTGCACTGTTGTTTCAGATGCGTCAGGCCAGAAGGCATTCGAGCCCCTGTATTCAGAGATACACACCACGTGTCACTCAAGGCAGCACGTATGTGAGCTCCGCCCCTTTGATCCGCCCCCCACTTTTTCCGCTTCCTCGCTTCGCTTTAGAGGAGTCGCTAATGTACATACGCTCACGGGCGAAGTCATCTAGCTTAATCTTTTCCACTTTTGCAGAATAACTTCACATACACATTTAACAGTTCAAGCTCATTTGTAGAAATAAactacattcagagatgctttaAGTTTTATGCTGGCCTAATTATTTCCTTCTAATTCTGTTTCCCCCTGACTTATGTCTTCTCAACACTGTGGCTCCTTCATTTGAACTAATGTTTAATTTTGACGCAGTTCTTCACTTCTAATGCTTCTGCCTCTCTGCCAGCCCACTGCAGTCTCCTGCTACACACTCGAAACATTGCATGTTTCACACATTTTAGCAGCTCATATCATtcaattgttcttttttttttttaatggttcatGAAATTGTATTGCCTTTTTTTAATCGTCCTAAATTATCCAAATAGGTAAATACTGACTGAAATAACCAAACCCTGTTCACAGCCATTCTGTAATGAGGTAAATATTGAATGAGATGGAAATTTAGGATCTTTTTACACCAGTTGTCATTTttggatttaatttttttctgctggacAGAAATTGAACTGTAAAATAAGTTGATGTGATTAAATATAATAAGCAACAATCCCACTACAATGTGGATCAGCATCAGTTATTCTTTGGACTtatcaaaattaaatgtttttttttttgctcagttaTAGACTAAATTaatagttcattcattatttgttaGCATCCCCACTTAgaatacaactttttttatttggaaACTGGTtggatttaatttaaatatgtttttgatTGATATAACACTATTTATACTTTGGTGAATGATACAAATGAAGGTTTAAATTCAACAAAGTCATTTttgaaagtaaaaaatatatatctcagAAATCTTATGTTAATGCGTCATGTTTCACTCATTTATAAAACATACaagtatatatacataaaataatatgttGTTGTGCGTGCAATTTGAGTGTGTTATTATAATGTTGAACATGATGTTAAATGTGCTCTGCATTGCATATGCATTGCATTTTGGTGTCAGTGTTTCATAAATTTATCCCAAATACCAAGTAATGTTTTGCAGTTAGCTTTTTGTCTTGTGAGGTGAATAATGAAGTCTCAGACATCAGGTCATCAATCACTGCCATTATTCGATTAGACATGTCTCTGCTTTCTCACAAGATTAAGTTAAATGTTTTGGCAATCTACAGCAGTGACtaagatgttttgttttgttttttttcctgttgtgttGCAGTTCTCAGACTAATGCtaatgtgtttatatttgtaatttcatttgTAACTCTTAACACAGAATGCAGTTATAACCTAGTATTGATATTTCTCACCTTTTTCTTGTTTTCATTATATACTTTCTTTTTCCATCCCCactctttcttttattaaattacCCTTCTTCTCTGTCTACCAACTTGTACCTTGGGCTGGGCGAAGTAGCTTCAAATAATGCTTTGAAATTCCATATGCATCTCTGTTTGTTTATCCTCTAAAATATCTTGAGATTGAACTTTTTACTACTTTATTTTAAATCAGTGCAGCAAAATTTGACACAAAATAGTTACAGTACAGCAACAAAAAC from the Danio rerio strain Tuebingen ecotype United States chromosome 17, GRCz12tu, whole genome shotgun sequence genome contains:
- the plekha1a gene encoding pleckstrin homology domain-containing family A member 1a isoform X4 translates to MPYVDRQNRICGFLDIEDVENSGKFLRRYFILDTQQGSLLWYMDNPQNLPVGAKHVGFLSLTYISKVSDATKQRPKAEYCFVINAGMRKYFLQANDQQDLVEWVNALNNATKITVPKSSDPVHSESQKLTSNGNKKQVPYKTEIIAGVAVVTQTQQDGEVGHSVAGEKLGLRKPPNHPPYLHTRAGQDQAVIKAGYCVKQGALMKNWKRRYFVLEQNSMSYFKSDLEKEPLRIILLKEVHKVQECKHSEIMMRDNLFEVVTTSRTFFVQADSPEEMHGWIKAISGAIVAQRGPGRSAASMRQARRHSSPCIQRYTPRVTQGSTEGHSWAL
- the plekha1a gene encoding pleckstrin homology domain-containing family A member 1a isoform X5, encoding MPYVDRQNRICGFLDIEDVENSGKFLRRYFILDTQQGSLLWYMDNPQNLPVGAKHVGFLSLTYISKVSDATKQRPKAEYCFVINAGMRKYFLQANDQQDLVEWVNALNNATKITVPKSSDPVHSESQKLTSNGNKKQVPYKTEIIAGVAVVTQTQDGEVGHSVAGEKLGLRKPPNHPPYLHTRAGQDQAVIKAGYCVKQGALMKNWKRRYFVLEQNSMSYFKSDLEKEPLRIILLKEVHKVQECKHSEIMMRDNLFEVVTTSRTFFVQADSPEEMHGWIKAISGAIVAQRGPGRSAASMRQARRHSSPCIQRYTPRVTQGSTEGHSWAL